Genomic window (Drosophila willistoni isolate 14030-0811.24 chromosome 2L unlocalized genomic scaffold, UCI_dwil_1.1 Seg196, whole genome shotgun sequence):
TACATCGTCATCCGTACTCAAGATCCACGCATTGTTCAGAGGTAAGTAAAAATCGAATTCTAATTgatcatttattttatttattttctctttaatCAAAGGAGTGTTATGCTTGTGGCAATGTCCTATTTACTGTGCATACATCTCATGCGGCAACTATATGATTATGGATCATATGCCTTGGACATAACTGGGCCCTTGATGATTATAACACAAAAGGTTACCAGTTTGGCGTTTAGTATCCACGATGGCTTTGTGCGGCAGGATGAGGTTAGCAGAACTTTGCCTTAAATGATGAATCAAGAAGTACAAGTGTATACGTATATCTTTACAGGATATGACTAAAGCCCAACAATATCATGCCATACGTAAAATGCCCTCAGCATTGGAATACTTCTCATATGTCTGGCATTTTCAAAGTCTTATGGCTGGACCATTGGTCTTCTACAAGGACTACATTGAGTTTGTTGAGGGTTACAATCTCTTAAAATGTCCTTCCAGGAATGTAAGTGTTTCAATTAGTATCTTTCGGTCtgaatttaaatcatttattatTGCGTTTTTTAGGGCAATCTCGATAATGGTAAAACCGAATTGATTGTAGAGCCATCGCCCACGAAAACGGTTATACGCAAGGTTATTGGCAGTCTTGTTTGTGCCTTTATATTCATGAAATTCGTCAAACTTTATCCCGTGAAGAATATGAAAGAGGACGACTTTATAAATGCTACAAGCATACCCTATAAATTTTGGTATGCCATGATGGCAACCACTTGCATACGCTTTAAGTATTATCATGCATGGCTTCTGGCCGATGCTATATGTAATAATTCAGGTTTAGGTTTCACTGGTTATGATAAGGATGGCAATGCCAAATGGGATCTAATATCCAATATAAATGTGCTGTCATTTGAGGTGAGTAAGATAATAAGGGATTATTAATTTGTACATTTTATTGAACCTTTTTGTACCTCCTTGCAGTTCGCCTCGAACTTCCGTGATGCAATCAATAATTGGAATTGCGGCACCAATCGATGGCTACGCACTTTGGTCTATGAGCGTGTACCAAAGAAGTACGGCACACTCCTCACGTTCGCCTTGAGCGCAGTGTGGCATGGATTCTATCCAGGCTATTATTTGACCTTTGCCACAGGCGCTGTTGTGGTCACAGCGGCACGTACGGGTCGCCGACTATTCCGTCATCGTTTCCAGAGCACTCAATTTACACGCATGTTCTATGATATACTTACCTGTGTGACCACACGCATTGTGATGGGCTACGCCACATTCCCATTTGTTCTGCTTGAATTAATGGTAAGTAATCATTAATTTTCTTCAACATTAATCCAATAATTAATCCCATGTGGTTTTTTGTCTGTTTCCCTTACAGGGCAGCATCAATTTGTACCTGAGATTTTATTTGTGCCTTCATATAATTTCACTAGTGACCATATTTATTTTACCACAATTCATACGTGGCGAAAAACGTGTCAAGCCGCCGTCCAACAGCTCAGAGGAAGTAGAGATATCAGCAAAATTATCGGAAACTGCTAACCAGCCGCAGGCGGCTTTGGAGCCAGCAGTAGAGACTGTTCAGGCAAACACTACAGATCTCAAGAGTGAGGATAATGAGGAACAGATAGAAGAGCAACTAGTTAAACGTAATAATAAACTACCACATCAACACCTACACCcgctgcaacagcaacaacaagagcatcaacaacaacaaaagaataTAATACTCCAACCACGCCCACAGCAATCGCCGCAACAAGTCAAGCCAAAGTCACCGCCTCAGCAAACTAGTGCACACGATGCAAACCGTGTGCCGCATGATCAATGTGAAATGGATCAATTATCCAGCAAGCTAAAGGAGAAATTCGAGGCTGAGACCAAAAACATTGAGGAATTTATTGATAAGACTGTGACCAAAACCGTTAGCGGCATTGTGGAATTCAAAGACGACTTGATGCGTGACATTGAATTCCCCAAATTGAAATTGGGAGCTGTTTCGGCACCTTTAGATGGGACTGCTGTTGGTTTGCGCAAACGTAACATATCGACTATCCATGACAATGGATCCGATGCCTCTGCCCATGCTGTCGGTGAGCAGAGTGAAGCATTCCTCAAAAAGGAAATTGAGGTTATCAATGCGGTAGTTCCGGCTGTTTTAAGCAATGGACATGCCAAATAGTACCACAAATGAGGAAGCAGCATCACTAGTAACATCACCAGCGTGGGAGCACTAAAAATACCAACGATGAACAATAATATCAAGGCATGGACTGTTGAAACTGAGACAAGGGTACACTAATTGTAGGTGCTGCTAATATCCAATTGATTTAATTCTGTGTCAGAttaaaccaac
Coding sequences:
- the LOC6640466 gene encoding lysophospholipid acyltransferase 6 isoform X2; this translates as MLESPKFIENDFYDGSRVFTWLADMVGLSVDLVNFLICQISALFLASLFRSLLHPSKVSSEVRHVFALSLGLTFGYFCFGQQAIHIAGLPAICYIVIRTQDPRIVQRSVMLVAMSYLLCIHLMRQLYDYGSYALDITGPLMIITQKVTSLAFSIHDGFVRQDEDMTKAQQYHAIRKMPSALEYFSYVWHFQSLMAGPLVFYKDYIEFVEGYNLLKCPSRNGNLDNGKTELIVEPSPTKTVIRKVIGSLVCAFIFMKFVKLYPVKNMKEDDFINATSIPYKFWYAMMATTCIRFKYYHAWLLADAICNNSGLGFTGYDKDGNAKWDLISNINVLSFEFASNFRDAINNWNCGTNRWLRTLVYERVPKKYGTLLTFALSAVWHGFYPGYYLTFATGAVVVTAARTGRRLFRHRFQSTQFTRMFYDILTCVTTRIVMGYATFPFVLLELMGSINLYLRFYLCLHIISLVTIFILPQFIRGEKRVKPPSNSSEEVEISAKLSETANQPQAALEPAVETVQANTTDLKSEDNEEQIEEQLVKPIAATSQAKVTASAN
- the LOC6640466 gene encoding lysophospholipid acyltransferase 6 isoform X1, which encodes MLESPKFIENDFYDGSRVFTWLADMVGLSVDLVNFLICQISALFLASLFRSLLHPSKVSSEVRHVFALSLGLTFGYFCFGQQAIHIAGLPAICYIVIRTQDPRIVQRSVMLVAMSYLLCIHLMRQLYDYGSYALDITGPLMIITQKVTSLAFSIHDGFVRQDEDMTKAQQYHAIRKMPSALEYFSYVWHFQSLMAGPLVFYKDYIEFVEGYNLLKCPSRNGNLDNGKTELIVEPSPTKTVIRKVIGSLVCAFIFMKFVKLYPVKNMKEDDFINATSIPYKFWYAMMATTCIRFKYYHAWLLADAICNNSGLGFTGYDKDGNAKWDLISNINVLSFEFASNFRDAINNWNCGTNRWLRTLVYERVPKKYGTLLTFALSAVWHGFYPGYYLTFATGAVVVTAARTGRRLFRHRFQSTQFTRMFYDILTCVTTRIVMGYATFPFVLLELMGSINLYLRFYLCLHIISLVTIFILPQFIRGEKRVKPPSNSSEEVEISAKLSETANQPQAALEPAVETVQANTTDLKSEDNEEQIEEQLVKRNNKLPHQHLHPLQQQQQEHQQQQKNIILQPRPQQSPQQVKPKSPPQQTSAHDANRVPHDQCEMDQLSSKLKEKFEAETKNIEEFIDKTVTKTVSGIVEFKDDLMRDIEFPKLKLGAVSAPLDGTAVGLRKRNISTIHDNGSDASAHAVGEQSEAFLKKEIEVINAVVPAVLSNGHAK